The Triticum urartu cultivar G1812 chromosome 5, Tu2.1, whole genome shotgun sequence genome contains the following window.
GTTGCGATTTGCAACAGAACTGAATCTATCCCGAGCTGAATATGGCGCTTCACGAGACAAATTGCTATTGCTGTCTCCATGGGATTTTGCATTTTCAGAACTCGAAAAAATGGTTGTCTTTGTGGTGACTACCTTCTCAGGACAAGCATCACTTGTACCATTTTCTTTCAGATGACTAGGCTCTCCATCCTTGCGACATAGCTCAGCTGCTTCAGACTGACCTTGCTTTTTAGCTGTGTGAAAGCCATTCATCAGCTCACTGTGTTCCTTAGAAAATTGCTTCCAGCCGCTGCAGAAAACAGATAATTTTTTCCTAGCTTCAGAATATGTTTTCTTAGCCTTTTCCATTGCTTTAGCAGCTTTTCGGCAATAGCAAACAGGACAATCAAAATGGCCAGAGTCATCAAATATCACCGATGAACCAAAACAGCTAGCATGGGCGGCTAAGAAGCAGCTGGAACATTTCAGCAGCTGCCCATCTTTACCGCATTTCACACATGAGTCCAGTTCCGTCAAGCTTTCTGAACTTTCCAAGGGAGTGCTGCCGCAACGAGACTCTAGCCCACCATAGATTGTATTATTTATCTTTCTGTCATCAGGTGGCTCTTGATCTAGTTTGTCAGCACAACTGACTGCCAGCTGAACCTCTCCGCCATTCTGAACATCCAAACCTTGAGCTGCGCAATAACCTGCAAACTCATTTATTTAGTGATGATAGAACAACAATATAAGCATGTGATTTATCACATAAGACAAGGTATTTACTTTACCTATCACAGACTTGATGGGTGTCTCAAAGCCAGTCACTGGTGACTTCTGGTTCTGCCATTTGCTAGTCTGTGCATCAACGAGCTCTGAATGTGCCTCCTTCAGCTCAAACTCCTCAAAATTCTTCATGCTGTTAGGAGAGGGTTCTAACGGGCCTAAAATGGTATGTCACATTCTGTCAGCACGTTTAGTGAAGATATTTTTTCTTAAAGAAGATTTCATTCTTTCTTGCAAATATATGTATGTTTACTAATAAGATATTCAGCTAATTCGGAAAATTATATGTTAAGTTTGTTTGTAGAAGCTAGTTTTGAAAGCATGTAGTCCAAGTATCCCAAAGCTCAAGAACTCTGTATATCTGCTGTGAAAAATATAGTACTTTCTATACATTTCGTTCTAAATATTTACATAAAAGTAATGGTCAAAGTTGTACACAGAAGTTTGTGCCCATATTTATCCAAATATTTTTTTTCAAGAGGTAATCACAACATATTTGACTAAAATAATGTAATATGAGGTATTAAAAGAGAAATACTATCTAAAAATGATGAAAGAACAAGATGACAAAACCCAGGAAAATTGGAAATACAGAATACATGTACCACGATGTGTAGTTGCGAACTAGCTGATACACATTGAGATGGAATATTTGATCTCTTGTTTGGTTTTGAATTTGATGGCACATTTCTCAGCACATTTCTCATGTTAACTTTTCATCATAATCATTAACAGCTAGTTGCGAACTAGCTGATACACATTGCAAACTAGCTGTTAAATTTGATGGCACTGACAGATGTTAATATTTTATGATGAAAACTTTTCTATAAAATAGCTAACAAAACAATATAATTGGTAATTTAACAGCACATTTCTCATGTTAACTTTTCATCATAAATCATTAACCATTTCATGGATTCTTAGTTTCTGCACCAAAAACAGCAGAAAAAGTTTAAAAATAAGACGAATTGACGCTCTTATAATTATTGCAGTTATCTAAACTGTAGTTGTCTTTTGAAAATATGGTGGTACTAAAATCCTATGTGAAActatttttttgcaggaaagatGTGTGTGTGCCACTGTGCTAGTTTTACTTAGTGATGGAACAAAAATAATATAAGCAGTTGATCTACCGCAAAATATAACGAACTTACCATTCTGGGAACTAAAAGGTGTCTCAAAGCCCAGTGGTGACATTTGGTTCTGGTATCTGTCAACAGCAGCACGCCAAACCTCCTCCCAAGCATGTTTCTGACCCTCCACTGTGTGTTATCACAAACATTAAAGGGTAGAAAAGGTAAACACAGAGCACAGCAGCGAATCTACATCGACATGTATTTGCACATACCAGGTTGTCCAAAGGCCAGAACCATGGCAGCCTTTGATGGTGGTTTTCCCTGtctaaaaagaaaagaaaattacattgcaGAAACTCAAATAACTGTTGAGACTTAGAAGTAATAACTCACTTAAGATCTGCAGTTATTAATATATGTGCATACAACTGCGCATGCTGTTCATCAGTGAATGCTTCATGCGCCAAAGCTTCACAGGTGCTCTTAAGCGAACTTCCAGGTGTCCTCACACCCTAACAATTATGATAAATCATGTTAATATATTCCAACTAACCAAAAGGattgacatgtataaaaaattaaTTTCTGAAAGAAAAAACTCTTCAGCAGGGAAGGAACCAGACCATGTAGGAGCGAAGTGATGCATGAGCAAACACACCTGCATGGAATGCACAGAGAGATGGAAAGAGGGGGAAGGGGATTACCTCGGTATCTGGAACAGCTTGAGACCCGGCATAAGGTTTCCATTCAGGAGTCTGAATCTCCTCTGATGAATCTGTCAGTGCTCGCTCTGCAAACAAAAGGCTCTCTGTATTATATCAGCTTGACTGATTTCGAGCAAGGTAAGCGGCcaaagattcaatttcacaaTCTAGCCAATGCAAGGCAGGAATCCAACCTCAGGTAAATCATCAGTAGCCCAAATTTTGGAAGGCTATAAAAAATCCTATTTTACACCCAAAGTATATATGAATTTGAAAGAAAAAAGAGGGGCGGCAAAGGTGACTTGGGCACGTGAGCAAGCACAGCAAAATCACAAACTCGCTGCACAAGCTATCGATTGAGGGGCTCAAACAGAAATGAAAAAGCAGAAGCCAGGCGGCTGGCGTCTCCATACCTAGAGGAGGGTTGTGCATGGGGCGTAGGGCGGACTTTGCTGGTGGTTTTCCCTGGCTACAAAGAAGATAAAATTAAATTGGAGAAACTCACATAACTTTTGAGATTTCCAAGTAGTAATAGCTCACCTAAGA
Protein-coding sequences here:
- the LOC125511586 gene encoding uncharacterized protein LOC125511586 isoform X3, which codes for MATAAVDPVESTPATAATPHAGPARPDPARLVPVTPRELGFTPFRDPPPPPREEEGALPNSSEGEIQAPEWKSLAGSQAGPETEGVRTPASLVKSTHEALAQEAFTDERHAQLDAQILVNADLCQGKPPAKSALRPMHNPPLERALTDSSEEIQTPEWKPYAGSQAVPDTEGVRTPGSSLKSTCEALAHEAFTDEQHAQLYAHILITADLKQGKPPSKAAMVLAFGQPVEGQKHAWEEVWRAAVDRYQNQMSPLGFETPFSSQNGPLEPSPNSMKNFEEFELKEAHSELVDAQTSKWQNQKSPVTGFETPIKSVIGYCAAQGLDVQNGGEVQLAVSCADKLDQEPPDDRKINNTIYGGLESRCGSTPLESSESLTELDSCVKCGKDGQLLKCSSCFLAAHASCFGSSVIFDDSGHFDCPVCYCRKAAKAMEKAKKTYSEARKKLSVFCSGWKQFSKEHSELMNGFHTAKKQGQSEAAELCRKDGEPSHLKENGTSDACPEKVVTTKTTIFSSSENAKSHGDSNSNLSREAPYSARDRFSSVANRNIGVGKENCLMNSPNCNFSDRLGAISSRNISRRKVSFQEMGTVAPNSTWKTLRYQDQFVHSPARKRYYPYPPEHYYSPHTPAMRSPLAPSKTPFTGKTPFTSTTARRKMIFWTEAEEVALREAVAKFAPKGEAAKEKRSISWVRIHEYCRESIHPTRCPDDLRKKWNRMKNKLGVCPEDGSVGDGCF
- the LOC125511586 gene encoding uncharacterized protein LOC125511586 isoform X1 yields the protein MATAAVDPVESTPATAATPHAGPARPDPARLVPVTPRELGFTPFRDPPPPPREEEGALPNSSEGEIQAPEWKSLAGSQAGPETEGVRTPASLVKSTHEALAQEAFTDERHAQLDAQILVNADLCQGKPLAKAAICPARDSPPLEGALPNSPEEVQTPECKPYAKSQALPETVHVRTPVSWVKSTREALTHKAFAYELHAQLDAQILVNPDLSQGKPPAKSALRPMHNPPLERALTDSSEEIQTPEWKPYAGSQAVPDTEGVRTPGSSLKSTCEALAHEAFTDEQHAQLYAHILITADLKQGKPPSKAAMVLAFGQPVEGQKHAWEEVWRAAVDRYQNQMSPLGFETPFSSQNGPLEPSPNSMKNFEEFELKEAHSELVDAQTSKWQNQKSPVTGFETPIKSVIGYCAAQGLDVQNGGEVQLAVSCADKLDQEPPDDRKINNTIYGGLESRCGSTPLESSESLTELDSCVKCGKDGQLLKCSSCFLAAHASCFGSSVIFDDSGHFDCPVCYCRKAAKAMEKAKKTYSEARKKLSVFCSGWKQFSKEHSELMNGFHTAKKQGQSEAAELCRKDGEPSHLKENGTSDACPEKVVTTKTTIFSSSENAKSHGDSNSNLSREAPYSARDRFSSVANRNIGVGKENCLMNSPNCNFSDRLGAISSRNISRRKVSFQEMGTVAPNSTWKTLRYQDQFVHSPARKRYYPYPPEHYYSPHTPAMRSPLAPSKTPFTGKTPFTSTTARRKMIFWTEAEEVALREAVAKFAPKGEAAKEKRSISWVRIHEYCRESIHPTRCPDDLRKKWNRMKNKLGVCPEDGSVGDGCF
- the LOC125511586 gene encoding uncharacterized protein LOC125511586 isoform X2, whose translation is MATAAVDPVESTPATAATPHAGPARPDPARLVPVTPRELGFTPFRDPPPPPREEEGALPNSSEGEIQAPEWKSLAGSQAGPETEGVRTPASLVKSTHEALAQEAFTDERHAQLDAQILVNADLCQGKPLAKAAICPARDSPPLEGALPNSPEEVQTPECKPYAKSQALPETHVRTPVSWVKSTREALTHKAFAYELHAQLDAQILVNPDLSQGKPPAKSALRPMHNPPLERALTDSSEEIQTPEWKPYAGSQAVPDTEGVRTPGSSLKSTCEALAHEAFTDEQHAQLYAHILITADLKQGKPPSKAAMVLAFGQPVEGQKHAWEEVWRAAVDRYQNQMSPLGFETPFSSQNGPLEPSPNSMKNFEEFELKEAHSELVDAQTSKWQNQKSPVTGFETPIKSVIGYCAAQGLDVQNGGEVQLAVSCADKLDQEPPDDRKINNTIYGGLESRCGSTPLESSESLTELDSCVKCGKDGQLLKCSSCFLAAHASCFGSSVIFDDSGHFDCPVCYCRKAAKAMEKAKKTYSEARKKLSVFCSGWKQFSKEHSELMNGFHTAKKQGQSEAAELCRKDGEPSHLKENGTSDACPEKVVTTKTTIFSSSENAKSHGDSNSNLSREAPYSARDRFSSVANRNIGVGKENCLMNSPNCNFSDRLGAISSRNISRRKVSFQEMGTVAPNSTWKTLRYQDQFVHSPARKRYYPYPPEHYYSPHTPAMRSPLAPSKTPFTGKTPFTSTTARRKMIFWTEAEEVALREAVAKFAPKGEAAKEKRSISWVRIHEYCRESIHPTRCPDDLRKKWNRMKNKLGVCPEDGSVGDGCF